In Candidatus Thermoplasmatota archaeon, the following proteins share a genomic window:
- a CDS encoding TATA-box-binding protein codes for MAKIKIENVVASTSLGTELDLQSIALALDNAEYEPEQFPGLVCRLKEPKTAALLFRSGKVVCTGAKSIDAVGKAVDIVTQKIEASGIKVNRHPEITVQNIVASSDLGAELNLNAIAIGLGLEKVEYEPEQFPGLVYRLDDPKVVVLLFGSGKLVCTGARKPEDAERAVDKITEDLKALGLL; via the coding sequence ATGGCGAAGATCAAGATCGAAAACGTGGTCGCATCCACGTCGCTTGGGACCGAACTTGACCTCCAGTCCATCGCGCTTGCCCTCGACAATGCCGAGTACGAGCCCGAGCAGTTCCCGGGCCTCGTCTGTCGCCTGAAGGAGCCCAAGACGGCCGCCCTCCTCTTCCGCAGCGGGAAGGTCGTCTGCACGGGCGCGAAGTCCATCGACGCCGTCGGCAAGGCCGTCGACATCGTCACGCAGAAGATCGAGGCGTCGGGCATCAAGGTCAACCGTCACCCTGAGATCACGGTCCAGAACATCGTCGCCTCCTCGGACCTTGGAGCCGAGCTCAACTTGAACGCCATCGCCATCGGACTGGGCCTCGAGAAGGTCGAGTACGAGCCGGAGCAGTTCCCCGGCCTCGTCTACCGCCTGGACGACCCGAAGGTCGTGGTGCTCCTGTTCGGCTCGGGCAAGCTCGTGTGCACGGGCGCCCGAAAACCCGAGGACGCCGAGCGGGCGGTCGACAAGATCACCGAGGACCTGAAGGCTCTCGGGCTTCTGTAG